The Streptomyces sp. NBC_01268 genome segment CGGCGTCCCGCGACCGGACCCGCGTGCCGGCCCGCGCGGGGGAGGCGGATCATCCCCGCGCATGACCTCCCGGCGCCGGGGCGCGGCCAGCATGGAGCCATGGCGATCAGGATCTCGACGGACGACGCGGGGCGCCGCGCTCCGCGCCCGGCACTCCTCCCTCGGCCGGGCGCGTGGCCGGGGATCGCCGCCGCGGTGTGGGGGCTCCTGTTCGCCGTGCCCAGTCTCGTGTGGGCGGCGGGGTCCTCGCTCGGCGCGCGGACGACCGTGGCACCGTCCCTGGTGGAGCTGGCCGAGGACCGGGTGGCGTGGTTCGTGGCCGTGTTGTGGCTGACCGGTCTCCTGAAGATCCTCGGCGCCGTCATCGGCATCGGCCTGACCCGGCGGCGCGGCCGGTGGACCGGCCGTCTCCTGGCGCTCTGCGGCGCCGGTGCGGGGGTGCTGCTCGTCTGGCACGGCGCCGTCTTCGTCGTCCACGGGGTGCTGGTCGAGACCGGCGCCCGCCCCGTCGCGCCCGACCTGGCCGGGCTGACCCGCTGGTACCTCTGCCTGTGGGGCCCGTGGTTCGTCGCCGGTGGGCTGGCCTTCGCCGTCGCCACCCTGCGGTACGTCCGCCGCCTGGACGCGGACGCCGGGGCCCGCCGCCTCGCTGCCGTGGGGGCGCTGGGCGCGGCGCTCCTGTCCCTGGTGTCGACGGTCACGGGGATCGGCTGATCCCCGTCCCGGGCCGGGCGTCAGCGCACGACGTCGAAGACCTGCTTCTGCAGCCCGTTCGCGTACGCCTCGTGCTCGACCAGCTTCAGCTTCTGCACGTCCTTGTCCGTGGTGCTGAACAGGCGCTTGCCCGCGCCGAGCAGCAGCGGGAAGACCAGGAGGTGGTAGCGGTCGATCAGGCCGGCGTCCGACAGGGCCTGGTTCAGGGAGGCGCTGCCGTGGACGATGATCGGGCCGCCCTCGGTCTCCTTCAGCGCGGCGACCTCGTCGAGGGTGCGCAGGATCGTCGTCTCGCCCCAGTTCGACACCAGCTCGTCCTCGGTGAGCGTCGTCGACACGACGTACTTCGGCATCACCTTGTAGTCGGCGAACTCCGCCATGTCCGGCCACACGCCGCTGAACGCCTCGTAGCTGGTCCGCCCCAGCAGCATCGCCGAGGCCTCCTTCTGCTCCCGGTCCTTGATCTCGAACGCCTCGGGCAGGAACTCCGAGTGCTTGAACGTCCAGCCCGAGTTCCGGTACCCGGGCTCGCCCCCGGGGGCCTCCACGACGCCGTCGAGGGAGATGAAGGCGGTGCTGATGAGAGTGCGCATGGCCGGGTTCCTCCGTGTGTCGTTGCCAGTCGTGAGTGTTGACCGGGGACCAGGGAGAAACTAATCGGTCGGCGAGGACTTATTTGATCGACGCGACGAAGGGCGTCCAGGCGGCGGCCGGGACGACGAGGACGGGCCCGTCGGGGCGCTTGGAGTCGCGGACGGGGACGAGGCCGGGGGTGTCGTCGCGGACTTCGACACACTCGCCGCCGTCCCCGTTGCTGTAGCTGCTCTTACGCCAGACGGCGAAGCTCTCGGCCACTTCGAGGCAGTCGCCGCCGTCCCCGTTGCTGTGGCTGCTCTTGCGCCAGACGGCGGCGGTCAGATCAAGGGCGTTGCTGGCCATGTCGGTAGTCCTCAGCCGCTTCTTCGATCAGGGCGAGGGACACCTCCGGCGGCGAGGCGGCGGCCCTCAACTGATCGTATGCCTTGCGGTACTGCTTCACGAGGGCCGGATCGTCGACTGTCTGACCGTGGTACGGCCCCTCCGTGTACATGAGCGGAGGCTCGTCGTCGAACTCCATGAACTTGAACGGCAGGGCCATGAACGGTCGGGTGGGTGCGTTCCACGGCAGGATCTGGAGAACGACACGACCCTGCCGTACGAGGGTGGCGATGTGGTCGAGCTGCTCGGCCATGTCCACAGCCGGGATCGTGGGGTTGCGCACCAGTGACTCGTGGAGGATGACCCAGTACTCGGGCTTCTTCGGCTCCTCGAAGAGCATTGCCCGCTTGAGTCGGGCGTCGATCTTGGCCTGCACCTCGTCCGGGGTGTGCAGCGGATGCGTCGAGCGGATGACGGCCTTCGCGTACGTGGCGGTCTGGAGCAGGCCAGGGATGAGGACGTTGCACCACTCCTCGATCACCAGCGCCCGCTTCTCCGCCTCAGCGATCGCCGCGAAGTAGGCCGCATGCGCTCCCTGCTTCGCCTTGCGTACGTCCTCGCACCGCCGCGCGAAGAACCCGTCCGTCCGGAGCACCCGGTCCACGTGCTGGGCCAGGTCGCGCGGCATGCGGCGCTTGCCGTGCTCGATCTCGCTCAGGTAGGTCACTCCGAAGAAACTGCCCTCGACCAAGCCCTCCAGCGTCAGGCCCGCCTCCTCCCTCTTGAAGCGGAGCTCTTTCCCGTAGAACTGCGGGACGCTCGCCGAGCCGTCGATCTCCTTGCGCGCAGCCACTGTTGACCGCCTTTCGCACCTTGCGTCGTGGAGCGGGAAACCCTTCCACGGTAGGGCTCGGCGCGGCAGCGTGTGAGGGGTTCGTCACGGCACGCAACGAAAGGTGGAACCCGCATGACCGACGACATCAGGCCCGACGTCGAGGCCCTCCGTACCGCTCTCGCAGCTCACGGGGTCCTCCTGCCCTCTCTGGGGGTGGATCCGGTGACGCTCGCGGGGCGGACGGTCCGGCCCCCGCTCGTCGCGCTGGGCAACTGCAACGTGGCGATGGCACGCCGGCTGACCGAGGCGCTGCGGAAGGCGGCCGGCGGGTGACGCTGCCGTTCGCGGTCGAGCTGATCGCGGTCCCGGAGGCGGTGCCGGAGGTGCGCCGGATAGTGGAGGGGGACGATCTGCGGCTCTGCGTGAGCGAGTTGCTGACGAACGTCATCGTGCACGTGGGGGAGGGGACTCCGGTCACCGTGCGGGTGGAGGCGACGCGGGAGGGGCGGACGCGGCTCGCGGTGACGGATCCGGATCCGCGGGTGTGGCCCGTCCTGCGGGAGGCCGTCGACGGGGCCGAGTCGGGGCGGGGGCTCGGGATCGTGGAGGCGGTGGCGCTGCGCTGGGGCGTGGAGCAGGGGCCGTACGGGAAGACGGTGTGGTGCGAGCTGTCCGGTACGGGCCCGAGGGCGGGGCTGGGGCCCCCGGAGCGGCCCCCACGCCGGCGTCCGGTCGGCGGGTGAGGGTGCCGTTCGGGCCGGCGCGGGCGCCTTCAGATGCTGCGGGCCGTGATGTCGCCGTACGCGGTGGTGGCGCGGATCCGCAGCTCGGCGTCGGTGCCCGCGGTGTTGGCGAGGGCGTTGCTGACGCGGCCGTAGCCGGTGCCGGCGTCGAGGGTGGCGGAGGCGCCGCGGGCGGCGGTGACCTCGATGTCGCCCTTCTCGGTGCGGAGTTCGACGGCGCCGCGCACGGCGCCGGTGACCTTGATGTCGCCGCGCATGGTGCGGATCTCGGCGGGCCCGTTGAGGCGGCCGACCGTGATGCCGCCGTCCTGGACGCTGATGCGGGCGCTCGCGGCCTCGTCCAGCTTGGCCTGGCCCTGGGCGGCCTCGAAGACGACGTCGCCGAGGCGTCCGACGCCCCGCAGCTCACCGGCGGCGGCCTTGGCCTCCACGCGGGAGCCGGCCGGCAGCTGGACGGTCACCTCGACGGCGCCGGAGTTGCCGAAGAGCTTGTTCTCCGGCTCGGGGGCCTGGATCCGCAGGACGCCGTCGGTGAAGGCGACCTGGACGCGCTCGGCGGCCTTCACGTCGCGGCCCTTGGTGGGGTTCGCGGGGCGGACGTCGACGGTGGCGTCCTGGCGGTCGGCGGCGATCAGCTGGACGCGGCCGGCGGGGATGTCGAGGACGGCGGTGATCGGGGCGGTGGTGGCGAAGTTCTGCATGGTTCCTGCTCCTCTGGAGTGGCGTTCCCGGTGTCTTTCTGACATGAGAAACGCTACGTTGCGTTCGAGGAGTGCGCAACAAGAACGTTGCGTGATGTGAGTATCTATGCAGCTCAGAGCGTTGAAATCGTTGCAACGGGCGTGGCGGTAACGCAACACCCCGCCCGCTCGGCGTTGCAATGATCGACGAGTGAACGCTCTGTCGGAGGTGTTCCGGCCACCGGGGAGCGATCCCGTCGGGGAGGGGGCTAGCGGCCCTCGCGCAGCCCCAGGACGTACGTCGCCGTCAGTGCGACCGCCCGGTCCTCGTCCCGTGACAGCTCGGCGAGGGCGCCGGAGGCCGCGGCGCCCGGGATGTCCGCGAGCGCCTGGGTGAGGCGTCGGCGCGCGGGTGGAGCGGTCGTGGCGTGGGAGAGGCGGGCGACCAGGGCGGCGGCGATCCGGTCCGCGCGGTCCGCGTGGGCGGGGTCGGACGCCAGGGCGCTGAGCGCGTCGGCCGCGTCGGCGTCGTTGCGCTCCTCGACCACCATGTCGACGAGGGTCGGGACCGCCTCCGGCACTCCCCGCGCGCCGAGCGCCAGGGCCGCGTACGCCCGGACCACCGGGTCCGGGTGGGCGAGGGCGTCCCGGAGCAGGGCGGTCGCCCCGGCGTCCGGGAGCTCGGCCAGGGCGCGGACGGCCCGCTTCCGTACGGTGGCCCGGGGAGCGTCGAGGCCCTCCGCGAGCAGGGGTGCCGCCGCCTCGCCGGCCCGGGCCAGGGCCCAGTGGAGGGCGCCGGCCACGATCGGGTCGGGCTCGCCCAGGACGGCCTCGGCCAGGGCCTCCACCGGTACGGGGGCCTCGTCGGCGGCGGACACCGACGACAGGGCCGCGCTCTGGCGGGTCTCCGGGCTCTTCGAGGTCAGCGCCTGGAGGAGGGCGGTGATCCGCAGGACCTCCTCCCACCCGGCCGGTTCCGCCGCGCCGATCCGGCGCAGCCGCGTCAGCAGTTCGGTCTCCGCCGCGATGCGCTCGCGGGTCCGGCGCACGAGGTCGTCGACGAGCCCGGCGGGCGCGAAGCCGGGGTCGTCGAGCGCGCGCCCGACATCGCGCAGCGAGAGGCCGAGCGAGCGCAGGCTCTCGATGTGGAAGACGCGCCGGATGTTCTCGTCGGAGTACTCGCGGTACCCGGAGCCGCTGCGTCCGGTCGGGCGGACCAGGCCCAGCGACTCGTAGTGCCGGAGCATCCGGGCGCTGACCCCGGACCGCCGCGCGACCTCGCCGATCAGCACCGCCTACCGTCCTCCCTGGCCCTCCCCGCCGAGGGCCACGACGCGCTTCGCCTCCTCGATCGCGAACTCGAACCCGGCCTCCGGGTCCCGCCACAGGGCCTCCGTGGCGAGCGCGTGTGCCCGCACCTCCGGGTCGGGGTGCGTCGCCGCGGTGCCCAGCGCCGGCAGCATGGCCTCCCCGAGTGCGATCAGGGCCCGGCTGAGGCTCAGGCGCGTCTCGCGCCGCCCGCGCCCGAGCTGCGTCGCCAACCCTACGGCCAGCGCGGGTTCCTCACCTTCCGGTACGAGGACGACCGCCGCCCGCCAGGCGCTGCGGGCGACCTCGTCGTCGGGGTCGGAGAGGAGGGCCGGGGTGATCGCCGGCCAGGCCCGCCGGTCGCCGATCTTGGAGAGGGTGTGCAGGGCCTGGCTGCGGGCCTGGGCACGGTCCGAGCGCACCTCGGCGACCAGTGCCGGGACCGTCGCCGCGGCCGCGTGGCGGGTGAGTGCCCAGGTCAGCATCTCGCGCACGGAGAAGTCGGGCTCGATGGCGCAGCGGCCGACGAGGGTGCCGACGTCGGCCGGGTCCGGGGTCGTGCCGACGGTCAGGGCCGTGCGGAGCCGGACCGACGGGTCGTCGTGCGCCAGCCCGTGCAGGGTGCGTGTCGTGGTCATGGGGGCCACCTCCTCGGCCACAGTGAAGGGCTTGTCACCGTGTCAAGGTCAAGCGGAACCCCTCTCGGCCCCGGCCGAGGGGGACTAGTCGATGTGGACTATCTGGAAGGCCTCCGCCATCCGTCCCGCCGGCAGCCCGCCCGCCGTCGCGTGCTCGCTGAGCCAGTCGCGCAGCAGCCCGGACAGGTCGTCGAAGTGGGCGGTCTGGGAGGTGTGGATGCGCAGGGCCTCGACCTTGCGGTCGAAGACGGGGGTGACGTCCACGTACTGGTTCGGGGTCGGGCCCGTCATCAGCCAGAGCTCGTGGACCGTCCACGGCTCCAGACCCTCCTCCTTGAGGAGTTGGGGGTGGGCGAAGGGGTTGCGGGCCTCGGGGTAGATCGCGCGCAGACAGGCGTCGCCGACGGCGCGGTGGTCGGGGTGGAGGTCGGCCACGCGGGCCCAGTTGATCTCGGGCGACGGGATGATCGCGCGCTGCGGGCGCACCTCGCGGATGACCCGGCACAGGTCGCGGCGCAGGTCGACGGAGGCCTCGACGAAACTGTCGGGGTAGCCGAGGAAACGGACGTCTGCGACGCCGCTGAGTTTCGCCGAGTGGACCTGCTCGGCGCGGCGCAGGTCCGCCATGGCCTGGCGGGGGAGCGCCTCGTCGTAACCGCCCGCGCCGCCGTCGGTGACGATGCAGTAGGTGACGCGGGTGCCGCGTTCGATCCACTGCATCACCGTGCCGCTGACGCAGAACTCGATGTCGTCCGGGTGCGCCGCCACCACCAGCAGGGATTCCGGTGCGCTGCGGACGGTCGGGTCGGTCGTCTCGAAGTCCTCCATGAGGCCAGCCTCTTGGTGCGGCGGGGGCGTCGCAAGGCCAAGTCGTGGCGTGAACAGGACATGGCACTTACGCGCCATTCAAAAAGTTGGTAGATTCAAATCATTGGGTGTTCCACGTGAACAGAGACTGGTAGAGAGTCAGAGAGATCCGGAGGCGACCGCCATGTGCAGGATTCTCGGCACCATCGCCGCGGGTGCGGCGCGACCCGACCCCGCCGAGCTCGCGGCGGTCTCGGGCCGGCAGCGGCACGGCGGCCCCGACGAGCACCAGATCCTCAGCGGCCCCGGCTGGTCGCTCGGCTGCGACCGGCTCGCCGTCACCGACCCCTGCGGCGGACGGCAGCCCTACCGACTGCCCCACCTGCCCGGGATCCTCGCCGTGCTCAACGGCGAGATCTACAACCACACCGAGCTGCGCCGCCGCCTCGCCGCGCGCGGCCACCGCTTCCCCGACCGCTGCGACGGCACGCTGCTGCCCGCGCTGTACGCCGAGTACGGGCCCGCCTTCGCCGAGCACCTCGACGGCATGTTCGCCGTCGCGATCCTCGACCTGCGCCCCGGCAGCGCCCAACTCGTCCTCGCCGTCGACGACATGGGCATGAAGCCCGTCCACCTCCACCACGACCCGTACGACGGCTCCACCCGCTTCGCCTCCGAGATCCCCGCACTGCTCGCCTTCGAGGGCGTGCGGATCGCCCCGCGCGAGGACGCCCTCGACACCGTCCTCGCCACCCGCACCTCCTTCTCCGCGCGCACCGCCCTCGAAGGCATCGAGGTCCTGCCGCCCGGCGCGACGGCGCTCGTCCGGCCCGGCTGCGCCCCCGTCGTACGGCGGCGCCCCGCGCACGCCGCGCGGCCGCTCGGCGACACCCAGGACGTGCTGCGGCACGAGGTGCGCCGGCTCGCCACCGCCGACGTGCCCGTCTGCGCGGTCACCAGCGGCGGGCTCGACTCCGGGCTGATCACCGCGCTCGCCGCCGAGCACGCCCGCGAGACGGACGCGCCGCCGCTGCACACCTTCCACCTCACCTACCGCGGCAAGTGGCCCGACTCCGAGGCGGCGTACGCGCGTTCCGTCGCGCGGCGGGCCCGGACCGTGCACCACGAGGTCGTCGTCGACCCCGACGAGATCCCCTCGCTGCTCACCCGTACCGTGCGGCACCTCGGGCAGCCCAACGCCGATCCGATCGCGCTCTCCACGTACGCGCTCTTCCGCGCCGTCCGCGAGAACGGCTTCACCGTCGCGCTCACCGGCGACGGGGCCGACGAGCTCTTCGGCGGGTACGACCGGATGCGGGCCGCGCTCACGGCGCCGCCCGGCATCGACTGGGCCGGCGCGTACGCCGACGCGCTCTCCGCCGCGCCCCGGCTGCTGCGGGAGCACCTGTACACGTCCTCGTACGCCGCGTACATCGCCGACCACGGTTCGGCGGCCGACCGCATCGAGCAGGAACTGCGTTCGGCCGACGCGGCCGGGGGCGACCGGGTGACCGCGCTCAGCGCCTTCGAGACGCGGTGGCGGCTGCCCGCGTACCACCTGCGGCGGGTGGACCACCTGTCGATGGCGTGGGCCGTGGAGGCGCGCATGCCGTTCTGCCAGCCCGGGGTGGTCACGCACGCCCGTGCGCTGCCGGCCGCGGCGCGGCACGGGAAGCCGGCGCTGTACGAGGCGGGGGCGGAGCTCCTTCCCGCGGCGGTCCTCAACCGGCCCAAGCAGCCCTTCACGCTGCCGGTGGCGGCGATGCTCTCCCCCGGCGGGCCCTTGCTGGACACCGTCCGCGAACTCCTCTCCCCGGCCCGCCTGGTGCTCGGCGGCAAGATCCGCGCCGACCGCGTCCAGAGGCTCCTCAACCGCCACCTGGAGCGTCCCAACCAGCGCGTGGCGATGGCGCTCTGGGGTCTGGCGGTCCACGAGCTGTGGACGGAAGTCGTCCAGGGCATGCGCATCCCGGTGGGCTGTGCGGCCTGACCCCCCGGGCCGTCACCGCCCCGGCCCCCGCCCACAGGAACCACCCCCGCCCGGGCCCGGGCCCGCGTCCCCCGTTGTGGGGCCCGGCCCCCGCCCGCAGGAGCCGCCCCCGCCCCCGCCCCCGCCCCCGCCCGGGCCCGCGTCCCCCGTTGTGGGCATTCGTTCCGCTGGGGCGGAACGGGTGGGCACAACGGACGGCGCCCTTGCGGGCGCCTCCGCCCCCGTCACCCCGCCACCAGCACCCGCACCGTCCTCGTGCGCACCGCAGCGACAAGGAGCGGGGGCGCCGCTGAGCGCGCCGTCCCGTGTGCCCACCCGTCCCGCCCTGCGGGACGATTGCCCACACGGGGGTGGACGAGGTGCGCCGCCGCGCGGGGCCGCGGCAGCGGGGCGTGAGGGGACGGGGCGCGAGCCCGCAATGGCGGGGCGTGAGGGGACGGGGTGCGAGCCTGCAACGGCGGGGCGTGAGGGGGCGGGGTGCGAGCCTGCAATGGCGGGGCGTGAGGGGGCGGGGCGCGAGCCCGCAACGGCGGGGCGCGAGAGGACAGGGCGCGAGGGCGCCCGCACCGTCCCCGTCACCGTCGTCCGGGCCGAAGACGCCCCCGGCCCCACCCTCGTCGTCCGGCTCGACCACCTCCCCCCGGGCGCCCTCGCCCTCGGCCACGAGCTGGCGGAGCTGCGCCGCGCGCTGCGCGGCAGCCCGTACGCCCGGGTCAACAAGATCGCCGTCTACGGGAGTTCGTCCCGGCGCGACGTCGATCTCGACTACCGCTTCGTCCAGGCCCTCCCCGACGGCCGGTTCGACTTCCGTACGGGGTGCGGGCATTCACTGCTCGCGTGCGTCGTCGCGGAGGGGCGGGCCGGGGCCGTCACCGTGCGGGCGGTGACGACGGGGGACACCGTGCGCGTGGAGGAGGAGAACGGCGACGGCGACGCGCGCGCGTTGTACTTCCTGCGGGCGCCCACCGCCGCCGGGACCCTGCCCACCGGGCGTCCCGTGGACGAGCTGCTCGGCGTCCCCGTCTCCCTCGTCCGGTACGGGAACCCGTACGTCTTCGTCGACGCCCGCCACGTGGAGGCGGAGGAGGACGCCGAGGAGGCGCTGCTGCGGCTCCGGGGAGAGGCCGCCCGCCTGCTCGGATACGCCCCGCACTCCCCGTTGCCGAAGATCGCCGCGTTCCGGGCCGAGCCCGGAGGGCTCTTCGTGCGGGCCCTCACCGTCGGCGGCTGGCACCCCCGCCTCGCGCTCACGGGCGCCGCCGCCCTCGCCGCCGCGGCCGCCCTCGACGGCACTGTCGTGCCGGGGGACGCGGGCGGTACGGTCAGGACGCCCGGTGGTGTCGTCACCGTCTCCACGGGGCCCGACCGGGTCGGCGTGCACCACAAGCGGGCCCGCGTCCTCGACCGCCTCGAACTGCCCTGGCGTATCCACGCAACGGCGTGAACGCGCACCCCGCCGAACGGGCGGTCCCCCGCGAACCTCTGTCACGCTGAATTAGGACCGGCAATCGGTGGCACGCCGTATCGGATTCGTGTCCGTGCCGTGGTCCGTGCGTATCCGTGGCGTATCCGTGGGGAGAGCAGACACACATGAAATTCGAGAATCTGCGTGTCGTCGTGACCGGCGCGTCCCGCTATTTCGGCCGCGCCCTCGCCGTCGGATTCGCCCATCTCGGCGCCGAGGTCTACGTGTCGGCCCGCACCGTCGAGGCCGCCG includes the following:
- a CDS encoding PIG-L deacetylase family protein is translated as MEDFETTDPTVRSAPESLLVVAAHPDDIEFCVSGTVMQWIERGTRVTYCIVTDGGAGGYDEALPRQAMADLRRAEQVHSAKLSGVADVRFLGYPDSFVEASVDLRRDLCRVIREVRPQRAIIPSPEINWARVADLHPDHRAVGDACLRAIYPEARNPFAHPQLLKEEGLEPWTVHELWLMTGPTPNQYVDVTPVFDRKVEALRIHTSQTAHFDDLSGLLRDWLSEHATAGGLPAGRMAEAFQIVHID
- a CDS encoding DUF397 domain-containing protein, coding for MASNALDLTAAVWRKSSHSNGDGGDCLEVAESFAVWRKSSYSNGDGGECVEVRDDTPGLVPVRDSKRPDGPVLVVPAAAWTPFVASIK
- a CDS encoding helix-turn-helix domain-containing protein; this encodes MAARKEIDGSASVPQFYGKELRFKREEAGLTLEGLVEGSFFGVTYLSEIEHGKRRMPRDLAQHVDRVLRTDGFFARRCEDVRKAKQGAHAAYFAAIAEAEKRALVIEEWCNVLIPGLLQTATYAKAVIRSTHPLHTPDEVQAKIDARLKRAMLFEEPKKPEYWVILHESLVRNPTIPAVDMAEQLDHIATLVRQGRVVLQILPWNAPTRPFMALPFKFMEFDDEPPLMYTEGPYHGQTVDDPALVKQYRKAYDQLRAAASPPEVSLALIEEAAEDYRHGQQRP
- the asnB gene encoding asparagine synthase (glutamine-hydrolyzing), with the protein product MCRILGTIAAGAARPDPAELAAVSGRQRHGGPDEHQILSGPGWSLGCDRLAVTDPCGGRQPYRLPHLPGILAVLNGEIYNHTELRRRLAARGHRFPDRCDGTLLPALYAEYGPAFAEHLDGMFAVAILDLRPGSAQLVLAVDDMGMKPVHLHHDPYDGSTRFASEIPALLAFEGVRIAPREDALDTVLATRTSFSARTALEGIEVLPPGATALVRPGCAPVVRRRPAHAARPLGDTQDVLRHEVRRLATADVPVCAVTSGGLDSGLITALAAEHARETDAPPLHTFHLTYRGKWPDSEAAYARSVARRARTVHHEVVVDPDEIPSLLTRTVRHLGQPNADPIALSTYALFRAVRENGFTVALTGDGADELFGGYDRMRAALTAPPGIDWAGAYADALSAAPRLLREHLYTSSYAAYIADHGSAADRIEQELRSADAAGGDRVTALSAFETRWRLPAYHLRRVDHLSMAWAVEARMPFCQPGVVTHARALPAAARHGKPALYEAGAELLPAAVLNRPKQPFTLPVAAMLSPGGPLLDTVRELLSPARLVLGGKIRADRVQRLLNRHLERPNQRVAMALWGLAVHELWTEVVQGMRIPVGCAA
- a CDS encoding ATP-binding protein codes for the protein MTLPFAVELIAVPEAVPEVRRIVEGDDLRLCVSELLTNVIVHVGEGTPVTVRVEATREGRTRLAVTDPDPRVWPVLREAVDGAESGRGLGIVEAVALRWGVEQGPYGKTVWCELSGTGPRAGLGPPERPPRRRPVGG
- a CDS encoding DUF4097 family beta strand repeat-containing protein, with amino-acid sequence MQNFATTAPITAVLDIPAGRVQLIAADRQDATVDVRPANPTKGRDVKAAERVQVAFTDGVLRIQAPEPENKLFGNSGAVEVTVQLPAGSRVEAKAAAGELRGVGRLGDVVFEAAQGQAKLDEAASARISVQDGGITVGRLNGPAEIRTMRGDIKVTGAVRGAVELRTEKGDIEVTAARGASATLDAGTGYGRVSNALANTAGTDAELRIRATTAYGDITARSI
- a CDS encoding HEAT repeat domain-containing protein, with translation MLIGEVARRSGVSARMLRHYESLGLVRPTGRSGSGYREYSDENIRRVFHIESLRSLGLSLRDVGRALDDPGFAPAGLVDDLVRRTRERIAAETELLTRLRRIGAAEPAGWEEVLRITALLQALTSKSPETRQSAALSSVSAADEAPVPVEALAEAVLGEPDPIVAGALHWALARAGEAAAPLLAEGLDAPRATVRKRAVRALAELPDAGATALLRDALAHPDPVVRAYAALALGARGVPEAVPTLVDMVVEERNDADAADALSALASDPAHADRADRIAAALVARLSHATTAPPARRRLTQALADIPGAAASGALAELSRDEDRAVALTATYVLGLREGR
- a CDS encoding DUF3995 domain-containing protein; amino-acid sequence: MAIRISTDDAGRRAPRPALLPRPGAWPGIAAAVWGLLFAVPSLVWAAGSSLGARTTVAPSLVELAEDRVAWFVAVLWLTGLLKILGAVIGIGLTRRRGRWTGRLLALCGAGAGVLLVWHGAVFVVHGVLVETGARPVAPDLAGLTRWYLCLWGPWFVAGGLAFAVATLRYVRRLDADAGARRLAAVGALGAALLSLVSTVTGIG
- a CDS encoding dihydrofolate reductase family protein, which gives rise to MRTLISTAFISLDGVVEAPGGEPGYRNSGWTFKHSEFLPEAFEIKDREQKEASAMLLGRTSYEAFSGVWPDMAEFADYKVMPKYVVSTTLTEDELVSNWGETTILRTLDEVAALKETEGGPIIVHGSASLNQALSDAGLIDRYHLLVFPLLLGAGKRLFSTTDKDVQKLKLVEHEAYANGLQKQVFDVVR
- a CDS encoding HEAT repeat domain-containing protein; its protein translation is MTTTRTLHGLAHDDPSVRLRTALTVGTTPDPADVGTLVGRCAIEPDFSVREMLTWALTRHAAAATVPALVAEVRSDRAQARSQALHTLSKIGDRRAWPAITPALLSDPDDEVARSAWRAAVVLVPEGEEPALAVGLATQLGRGRRETRLSLSRALIALGEAMLPALGTAATHPDPEVRAHALATEALWRDPEAGFEFAIEEAKRVVALGGEGQGGR